One genomic window of Coffea eugenioides isolate CCC68of chromosome 1, Ceug_1.0, whole genome shotgun sequence includes the following:
- the LOC113748742 gene encoding transmembrane protein 45A-like translates to MGTMVGHVAPGFGFFLIGLWHLINHVRLHSLHPKSYTSLPWFPTSKIRYLEHFLIMGGCLASISMELFIGPHRHQPLDTDGTIPSYHLHNFEHSNISLTFFVYSLFSIILDKIQPPAHYSLTLMLGAIAFGQQFLLFHLHSADHMGVEGQYHWLLQIVIFVSLLTTLLGIGYPKSFLNSFIRSLSILFQGIWLMVMGIMLWTPEYIPKGCFINEEGHKVVRCQNHEALERAKSLVNIEFSWYLVGVTIIGMCVYLALYRMFPEIVEYQSLTKFEDQELEDDDLEAQKRNKVGGTKASFLPLGKSLELTDMER, encoded by the coding sequence ATGGGCACTATGGTGGGACATGTGGCACCTGGATTTGGCTTCTTCCTAATTGGGCTCTGGCATTTAATCAACCATGTCAGGCTTCACTCTCTCCATCCAAAATCCTACACATCTTTGCCATGGTTTCCCACTTCAAAAATCAGGTACTTGGAACATTTCTTGATCATGGGAGGCTGCCTTGCCTCAATATCCATGGAGCTCTTCATTGGTCCACACAGGCACCAACCATTGGACACTGATGGCACCATCCCATCATACCACCTTCACAACTTTGAGCACTCAAACATATCCTTGACTTTCTTTGTCTATTCACTTTTCTCCATCATTCTTGACAAAATCCAGCCCCCAGCCCATTATAGCCTAACTCTAATGCTAGGAGCCATTGCTTTTGGCCAGCAATTTCTCCTCTTCCACCTCCACTCCGCTGATCACATGGGTGTGGAAGGGCAATACCACTGGCTTCTGCAAATTGTCATTTTTGTCTCACTTTTGACCACCCTTTTAGGCATAGGTTACCCCAAGAGTTTCTTGAACAGTTTCATAAGGTCTCTCAGCATCTTGTTCCAAGGAATTTGGCTGATGGTCATGGGAATCATGCTTTGGACACCAGAGTATATTCCCAAAGGGTGTTTCATAAACGAAGAGGGTCATAAAGTTGTCAGATGCCAAAATCATGAAGCCCTTGAAAGAGCCAAGTCACTAGTGAATATTGAGTTCAGCTGGTACCTGGTTGGAGTCACAATTATTGGTATGTGTGTTTACTTGGCACTCTACAGAATGTTCCCTGAGATAGTTGAGTACCAATCTTTAACAAAATTTGAGGATCAAGAACTGGAAGATGATGATTTGGAGGCTCAAAAAAGGAACAAAGTTGGAGGGACCAAGGCAAGTTTTCTTCCTCTGGGAAAGTCATTGGAACTGACTGACATGGAAAGGTAG